A section of the Vidua macroura isolate BioBank_ID:100142 chromosome 23, ASM2450914v1, whole genome shotgun sequence genome encodes:
- the VWA5B1 gene encoding von Willebrand factor A domain-containing protein 5B1 — translation MDDTYFNSCSLPAGRDGRIMMDEDLEKIVFVANLGIIPPLESVSIFISTSSELQTLPSGVVRVLLPAVCAPRVPQPSLENASSFSSYQLQTRDKHPCGLGSPEQGSRFCLTQLLDSEATNPFEYEFSFHLEIRGPCLLAGVESPTHEIRADADPSARSAKSIVITLANKHTFDRPVEILIHPSEPHMPHVLMEEGDMTPAEYERHLKGKNDFIKGTKKDPSAKKKMEIIRKRLNKDIPHHPVIMLNFCPDLRTVQPGLRKAQGEFIFLVDRSRSMSGVNISRVKDALLVILKSLMPACLFNVIGFGSTFKTLFPVSQAYCEESLLIACQSIRRIQADMGSINLLSPLKWVIRQPMHRGHPRLLFLLTGGAISNTGKVLELLRDHSCSTRCYSFGIGPNACRRLVRGLAAVSRGASEFLAEGERLQPKMIRSLKKAMAPVLSDVSVEWVFPESTEVLVSPVSSSCLFPGDRLVSYGVICDTSPYLSTPRSDKRRQYSMMHSQESGSSVFFHSQEEGAGLESWNHSRDSEGSCPAERSPEHLGVGRDPGGESDTDTGMDVKALSRRRAYSTTQISDHEPRRKVPTASDPGTALVKNPLRKTHLQDLQQLSPEPWQVDFQPLPAVPHSSATRIRGTGARRPALLQHSCVSFCHDATPPALPDGLQEAPARGLGALDAIRSLCSSSDSRSAGDLESAQHPSFTFETETSSDWEPQDLDIGAACSSPGSPRALCKAVVKGLRNNEPVQWEVTFDIHPLFRERESQEDGDTDLWSETFHHLAAKSLIQDLEQLAERECEIEHGSGRRFQLNAVHTSKACNIISKYTAFVPVDLSTSCYLPTLVQYTHTGATSKQGNWRKQKSSGNRRHRGCSPGRPQSACGQNGDYGFNSMMLTRQAGAHLHEWRGSFNFSQTPEIAGCTADNARKLIGSRTADAEESSPSPSSTLSSSAWEHCRVPEGPLHSLSASSAQAQKSIERLFAARLTLNKTMLLVRAAKGFMSKSPSKAGSEGDNESMDYLPLVSLQLACGAFLLNSAFCDAVNIPMEKLKWTSPFACHRLSLSPSGSYSTKRSSPSSEHKVLNCTQQLLVPNGQGKGPTTGDLARGAVLEDTGRLRHLSGSTAESISRALKAEKELSPPAITIHSFSSPADSGRGWDTDGSELQALLFDVELQQQTEPEGMLWATAVALAWLEHSSASYFIEWELVAAKASLWLSGQDFPEGSSLATVKAAAQQLFVLLRHWDENLEFNLLCYNPGSV, via the exons agcccagagcaaGGGAGCAGGTTCTGCCTGACTCAGCTGCTGGACAGTGAGGCCACCAACCCCTTTGAGTATGAATTCAGCTTCCACCTGGAGATCCGAGGGCCATGTTTGCTGGCAG GAGTTGAGAGCCCCACACACGAGATCCGAGCAGACGCCGACCCCTCGGCTCGCTCTGCCAAGAGCATCGTGATCACACTGGCCAACAAACACACCTTTGACAGACCCGTGGAGATCCTGATCCATCCAAGTG AGCCCCACATGCCCCACGTCTTAATGGAAGAGGGTGACATGACCCCTGCAGAGTATGAACGACACCTGAAGGGGAAGAACGATTTCATTAAAGGCACTAAGAAAGACCCCAGTGCCAAGAAAAAG ATGGAAATCATCAGGAAGCGGCTGAACAAGGACATCCCCCACCACCCTGTCATCATGCTCAACTTCTGCCCTGACTTGAGGACTGTGCAGCCAGGCCTCCGGAAAGCCCAGGGAGAGTTCATCTTCCTGGTAGACCGCAGTAGGAGCATGAGTGGTGTGAACATCAGCCGTGTCAAG GATGCCCTGTTGGTCATTCTCAAGAGCCTGATGCCAGCATGTCTCTTCAATGTCATTGGCTTTGGATCCACCTTCAAGACCCTCTTTCCTGTCAGCCAGGCCTATTGTGAG GAGAGCCTGCTCATCGCCTGCCAGAGCATCAGGAGGATCCAAGCTGATATGGGCAGCATCAACCTCTTATCCCCCCTGAAGTGGGTCATCCGCCAGCCCATGCACAGGGGCCACCCCcggctgctcttcctgctgacAGGCGGGGCCATCAGCAACACCGGGAAGGTTCTGGAGCTGCTGCGGGACCACTCCTGCTCCACCAG GTGCTACAGCTTTGGCATCGGGCCAAATGCCTGCAGGAGGCTGGTTCGGGGTCTGGCTGCCGTGTCCAGGGGCGCCTCCGAGTTCCTGGCGGAGGGCGAGAGGCTGCAGCCCAAG atgATCAGGTCGCTGAAGAAGGCGATGGCACCGGTCCTGAGCGACGTGTCCGTGGAGTGGGTCTTTCCTGAGAGCACTGAGGTCTTGGTGtcccctgtcagcagcagctgcctgttccCTGGTGACCGCCTGGTCAGCTACGGCGTCATCTGCGACACCTCCCCATACCTCTCCACCCCCAGATCT GACAAGAGGCGGCAGTACAGCATGATGCATTCCCAGGAGTCGggcagctctgttttctttcactcccaggaggagggagcaggcttGGAGAGCTGGAACCATTCCAGAGACTCAGAGGGGTCGTGCCCCGCCGAGCGCTCCCCCGAGCACCTGGGCGTGGGCAGAGATCCTGGGGGAGAGTCGGACACGGACACGG GAATGGACGTGAAGGCTCTGTCCAGGAGACGGGCGTACAGCACCACCCAAATCTCCGACCACGAGCCTCGCAGGAAAGTGCCCACAGCCAGCgatcctggcacagccctggtgaAAAACCCCCTCCGGAAAACCCACCTGCAggacctgcagcagctcagccctgagccCTGGCAGGTGGATTTCCAG cccctCCCAGCTGTCCcgcacagctctgccaccaggATCCGTGGCACAGGCGCCCGGCGCCcggccctgctccagcacagctgtgtgtcCTTCTGCCACGACGCCACCCCCCCGGCACTGCCAGACGGGCTGCAGGAAGCCCCGGCAAGGGGCTTGGGAGCACTCGATGCCATCAGGAGCCTGTGCTCCTCATCAGACAGCCGGAGCGCTGGGGATCTGG AGTCTGCCCAGCATCCATCCTTCACCTTTGAGACAGAGACCTCCTCTGACTGGGAGCCCCAGGACCTGGATATCGGcgctgcctgcagctccccgGGCTCCCCCAGGGCCCTCTGCAAGGCAGTGGTCAAGGGGCTGAGGAACAATGAGCCTGTGCAGTGGGAAGTCACGTTTGATATCCACCCTCTGTTCCGGGAGCGGGAGAGCCAGGAGGATGGTGACACAGACCTGTGGAGTGAGACCTTCCACCACCTGGCAGCCAAGTCACTCATCCAGGACTTGGAGCAGCTTGCCGAGAGGGAGTGTGAAATCGAGCATG GGTCTGGGCGACGGTTCCAGCTCAATGCTGTCCACACCAGCAAGGCCTGTAACATCATCAGCAAGTACACAGCCTTCGTGCCCGTGGACCTGAGCACCAGCTGCTACCTGCCCACCCTGGTCCAGTACACCCACACAG GAGCAACATCCAAGCAAGGCAACTGGAGGAAACAGAAGAGTTCAGGAAACAGAAGACATCGTGGCTGTTCCCCTGGGCGTCCTCAGTCAGCATGTGGCCAGAATGGAGACTATGGATTTAACAGCATGA TGCTCACCAGACAGGCTGGGGCTCATCTCCATGAATGGCGAGGAAGCTTCAATTTCTCCCAAACCCCTGAAATCGCGGGTTGTACTGCTGACAACGCTCGGAAGTTAATTGGCAGCCGTACCGCGG ATGCTGAGGAGAGCAGCCCCTCACCCTCCAGCACCCTGTCCTCATCTGCCTGGGAGCACTGCCGTGTCCCTGAAG GGCCTCTCCACAGCCTGTCTGCTTCCTCTGCACAAGCCCAAAAGTCCATCGAGAGGCTCTTTGCTGCTAG GCTGACCCTCAATAAAACCATGCTGCTGGTTCGAGCTGCCAAAGGCTTCATGAGTAAATCCCCAAGCAAAGCCGGCTCTGAGGGTGACAATGAGAGCATGGACTACCTTCCCCTG gtgtccctgcagctggcCTGCGGtgccttccttctgaattcAGCCTTCTGCGACGCCGTCAACATCCCCATGGAGAAGCTGAAGTGGACATCACCCTTTGCCTGCCACCGCCTGTCCCTCAGCCCCTCTGGCTCCTACAGCACCAAGAGGAGCAGTCCCTCCTCGGAGCACAAAGTCCTGAACtgcacccagcagctgctggtccCCAATGGGCAGGGGAAGGGCCCCACCACTGGAGACCTGGCTcggggagcagtgctggaggacACCGGCCGCCTTCGGCACCTGTCGGGCAGCACGGCCGAGAGCATCTCCAGAGCCCTGAAAGCCGAGAAGGAGCTGTCCCCCCCGGCCATCaccatccacagcttctcctctcccGCTGACAGCGGCCGGGGCTGGGACACCGACGGCTCTGAGCTCCAGGCTTTGCTCTTTGAcgtggagctgcagcagcagactGAGCCCGAGGGGATGCTGTGGGCCACGGCTGTggccctggcctggctggagcacagctcagcttcCTACTTCATTGAGTGGGAGCTGGTGGCTGCCAAAGCCAGCCTGTGGCTGAGCGGGCAGGACTTCCCGGAGGGATCCAGCCTGGCCACGGTgaaagctgcagcccagcagctctttGTGCTGCTCCGTCACTGGGATGAGAATCTGGAGTTCAACCTGCTGTGCTACAACCCAGGCAGTGTgtaa